The following coding sequences lie in one Microbacterium sp. XT11 genomic window:
- a CDS encoding YhgE/Pip domain-containing protein, protein MTLRIERARSRKPITWLTLLGVLLLPAAVGGILVAALQDPTERLDSMTAAIVNLDDPVTIDGQVTPLGRQLAAGLVEGPDSSDADDDTDGSNLTWVISNEDDAKEGLADGTYQAVVTIPEDFSRAATSSGQAIAGTGEAPEKATITVTTPDDGRVADDLITGQLASVAASTMGTTISEATMDNVLVGFTTIGDQIGDAADGAAQLASGARDAATGAAQIPAGATQLASGADALASGASDLAGGLGTIAGKTREVAAGASQLGSGLLGGASSLEQNIPGTTQLVGAVQTGSGAARDAAAQTAGLAQKLGTMAATCVSLTPGDLCAQVQEAAGDAATAATSAGTASGYLNDPQVAGGIAALPGTFSTLATSMRDAGTGASSIAAGLTQLATDGIDPSTAGARQLADGATQLSGGATELAGGATDLASGLDTLATGTGDLAGGLRTASDSLPSFTDAESTSLASVIADPVTADTPANTIFGPTAIPLLAAVVLWFGGLASFVVMRAHTTRTLTSRRSSAGLALRGFLPAALLGAGQGVLVSVIVQFVAAYDAGTWWAFAGTAVLAGVVFAAVNQAMVAVLGGIGRWLSALVGVLAVATGLISTVPAWLAAIGAALPTAPAIAGLISASGGAAAGLVAWGVLSLLATTIAVALRRTTSTRAVIATA, encoded by the coding sequence ATGACCCTCCGCATCGAACGCGCCCGCTCGCGCAAGCCGATCACGTGGCTGACCCTGCTCGGCGTGCTGCTGCTGCCCGCCGCGGTCGGCGGCATCCTCGTGGCGGCGCTCCAGGACCCCACCGAGCGCCTCGATTCGATGACCGCCGCCATCGTCAACCTCGACGACCCGGTGACCATCGACGGCCAGGTGACGCCGCTCGGCCGCCAGCTCGCCGCAGGACTCGTCGAAGGGCCCGACTCGTCGGACGCGGATGACGACACCGACGGGTCGAACCTCACCTGGGTCATCTCGAACGAGGACGACGCGAAGGAGGGACTGGCCGACGGCACGTATCAGGCCGTCGTCACCATCCCCGAGGACTTCTCCCGCGCGGCGACCTCCTCCGGCCAGGCGATCGCCGGCACCGGAGAGGCCCCCGAGAAGGCGACGATCACGGTCACCACTCCGGACGACGGCCGCGTCGCCGACGACCTCATCACGGGGCAGCTCGCCTCGGTCGCCGCATCGACGATGGGAACCACCATCTCGGAGGCCACGATGGACAACGTCCTCGTCGGGTTCACCACGATCGGCGACCAGATCGGCGACGCCGCCGACGGCGCAGCACAGCTGGCGTCGGGAGCACGGGATGCCGCGACCGGCGCAGCCCAGATCCCCGCGGGCGCGACGCAGCTCGCGTCGGGAGCCGACGCCCTCGCGTCCGGCGCCTCCGACCTCGCCGGCGGGCTCGGCACCATCGCCGGGAAGACGCGGGAGGTGGCGGCCGGCGCGTCCCAGCTCGGCTCCGGCCTGCTCGGCGGAGCGTCCAGCCTGGAGCAGAACATCCCCGGGACGACGCAGCTCGTCGGCGCCGTGCAGACCGGATCGGGCGCCGCACGAGACGCCGCGGCCCAGACGGCCGGGCTCGCACAGAAGCTCGGCACGATGGCCGCGACATGCGTGTCACTCACGCCGGGCGACCTCTGCGCGCAGGTGCAGGAGGCGGCGGGCGACGCCGCGACAGCGGCTACCTCGGCCGGAACCGCTTCCGGTTACCTCAACGATCCGCAGGTCGCCGGCGGGATCGCGGCGCTCCCCGGCACCTTCAGCACCCTCGCGACGAGCATGCGCGACGCCGGGACGGGCGCATCGTCGATCGCCGCGGGGCTCACGCAGCTCGCGACCGACGGCATCGATCCGTCGACGGCGGGCGCGCGCCAGCTCGCCGACGGTGCGACCCAGCTCTCGGGCGGAGCGACGGAGCTCGCGGGCGGCGCCACCGACCTCGCATCCGGTCTCGACACGCTGGCGACGGGGACCGGCGACCTCGCGGGCGGCCTGCGCACGGCATCCGACTCGCTGCCGTCGTTCACCGACGCCGAGTCGACGTCGCTCGCGTCCGTGATCGCGGACCCGGTCACGGCGGACACCCCGGCGAACACGATCTTCGGCCCCACGGCGATCCCGCTCCTCGCCGCGGTCGTGCTGTGGTTCGGCGGCCTCGCGTCGTTCGTCGTGATGCGCGCGCACACGACGCGCACGCTCACGTCGCGCCGCTCGTCGGCCGGGCTCGCTCTGCGCGGCTTCCTCCCCGCAGCGCTCCTCGGCGCAGGCCAGGGCGTGCTCGTCTCGGTCATTGTCCAGTTCGTCGCCGCCTACGACGCGGGTACGTGGTGGGCCTTCGCCGGCACGGCGGTGCTCGCGGGCGTCGTCTTCGCGGCCGTGAACCAGGCCATGGTCGCGGTGCTCGGAGGGATCGGACGCTGGCTCTCGGCCCTCGTCGGCGTGCTCGCGGTGGCGACCGGGTTGATCTCGACCGTGCCGGCGTGGCTCGCGGCGATCGGCGCGGCGCTGCCGACGGCACCCGCCATCGCCGGGCTCATCTCCGCGAGCGGCGGAGCGGCTGCGGGGCTCGTCGCCTGGGGCGTCCTGTCGCTGCTGGCGACCACGATCGCCGTGGCGCTGCGACGCACCACCTCGACTCGCGCCGTCATCGCCACCGCCTGA
- a CDS encoding MMPL family transporter, which yields MSTLLSSLGRWSYRHPWRVLFSWLIVLGIAGSGALVLGQGTDNTFSIPGTESQAGLEQLSRSFPQVSGTNAQFIVVAADGDHVTDDDYRADIEDAVDDLTRLDGVLAVTSPYDEMVTGMVNDAETAAIVRLQFDGQATDVSAETKDALSDAVDDLAAALPDGSRTALGGDLFATSIPGVTLTEAVGLLIALLVLIVTFRSFVIAGLPLLTAVLGVGVSIAGIFAATAFATVSSTTPLLALMLGLAVGIDYALFIMARHQDQVRAGVDPEESASRAVGTAGSAVVFAGITVLIALIGLSFAGIPFLTTMGVAASVAVAVAVAIAVTLTPAFLGLVKGRVVGWPRRDRAPRTRRVRTKAARAADPAGSAEAATAQAAPRRSFSRRWVSGVTRRPVLVSLAIVLGLGIVAAPALSLDLALPNAGVLPKDSQARQSYDLVGEEFGPGFNGPLILTGTIVTSTDPLGLMDDLGSAVEKIDGVEEVALATPNETADTGIVQIIPETAPDDPATADLVRELRAHHDQWLDEFGIDLKVTGFTAVAIDISDQLGNALLPFGVFVIGLSLILLTIVFRSIWVPVTAALGYLLSIVAAFGVVGAVFEWGWFADLLHVAKVGPIISFMPIILMGVLFGLAMDYQVFLVSRMREDYVHDPGSKSPDRSVRRAAALRAVQSGFAGSAKVVTAAGLIMFAVFVAFVPEGDSSLKPIALGLAAGIAIDAFLVRMTLIPALMAILGERAWSLSAWLERILPSVDIEGEAVERERHLADWPGDDSVVAADELELDEAGIRGFRLRVTPGASVVLTGASPGRLRALALAIAGRVTPDGGRLRVAGHLLPGRAAWVRAHVGAVIATDAGVSASELDDALRGRPAVVVIDGADRLSTADRDQLAARLRDAGAGMAVVLTASAPESARELLSSAGRPAPDTIDVTTPAALPAPDSASAPTTEVNA from the coding sequence GTGTCCACTCTCCTGTCGTCGCTCGGGCGCTGGTCGTACCGCCACCCGTGGCGCGTGCTCTTCTCGTGGCTGATCGTGCTTGGCATCGCCGGCTCCGGCGCACTCGTGCTCGGACAGGGCACGGACAACACCTTCTCGATCCCCGGCACGGAGTCGCAGGCCGGCCTCGAGCAGCTCTCGCGCTCGTTCCCTCAGGTGAGCGGCACCAATGCCCAGTTCATCGTGGTCGCGGCTGACGGCGACCACGTCACCGACGACGACTACCGCGCCGACATCGAGGACGCCGTCGACGATCTGACGCGCCTCGACGGCGTGCTGGCCGTCACCTCCCCGTACGACGAGATGGTGACGGGCATGGTGAACGACGCCGAGACCGCCGCGATCGTGCGGCTGCAGTTCGACGGGCAGGCCACAGACGTGTCCGCCGAGACCAAGGACGCCCTCTCGGATGCCGTCGACGACCTCGCCGCCGCGCTGCCCGACGGCTCGCGCACCGCACTCGGCGGCGACCTGTTCGCGACGTCCATCCCCGGCGTGACGCTCACCGAGGCGGTCGGCCTGCTCATCGCCCTGCTCGTGCTCATCGTCACGTTCCGCTCGTTCGTGATCGCCGGCCTTCCCCTGCTCACCGCGGTGCTGGGCGTCGGCGTGTCGATCGCCGGCATCTTCGCCGCCACGGCCTTCGCCACGGTGTCGTCGACGACGCCGCTCCTCGCGCTCATGCTGGGCCTGGCTGTGGGCATCGACTACGCGCTCTTCATCATGGCGAGGCATCAGGATCAGGTACGCGCAGGCGTCGACCCGGAAGAGTCCGCATCGCGTGCCGTCGGCACAGCCGGCTCGGCCGTCGTGTTCGCGGGCATCACGGTGCTCATCGCCCTCATCGGCCTGAGCTTCGCCGGCATCCCGTTCCTGACGACCATGGGGGTCGCGGCGTCCGTCGCCGTGGCGGTGGCCGTGGCCATCGCCGTCACGCTCACCCCCGCCTTCCTCGGCCTCGTGAAGGGCCGGGTGGTGGGGTGGCCGCGCCGTGACCGCGCGCCGCGCACGCGACGCGTCCGCACGAAGGCAGCCAGGGCCGCCGACCCAGCCGGGTCTGCGGAGGCGGCGACGGCCCAGGCCGCGCCGCGCCGCTCGTTCAGCCGGCGCTGGGTGTCCGGCGTCACACGGCGACCGGTGCTCGTCTCGCTCGCGATCGTGCTGGGACTCGGCATCGTGGCGGCGCCTGCCCTGAGCCTCGACCTCGCGCTCCCCAACGCGGGCGTGCTGCCGAAGGACTCGCAGGCACGCCAGAGCTACGATCTCGTCGGCGAGGAGTTCGGCCCCGGCTTCAACGGGCCGCTGATCCTCACCGGCACCATCGTGACCTCGACCGACCCGCTGGGGCTCATGGACGACCTCGGCTCGGCCGTCGAGAAGATCGACGGCGTCGAGGAGGTCGCCCTCGCGACCCCGAACGAGACGGCCGACACCGGCATCGTGCAGATCATCCCCGAGACTGCGCCGGACGACCCCGCCACCGCCGACCTCGTGCGCGAACTGCGTGCGCACCACGACCAGTGGCTCGACGAGTTCGGCATCGACCTGAAGGTCACCGGGTTCACGGCCGTCGCGATCGACATCTCCGACCAGCTCGGCAATGCGCTGCTGCCGTTCGGAGTGTTCGTCATCGGGCTCTCGCTGATCCTGCTCACGATCGTGTTCCGCTCGATCTGGGTGCCGGTCACCGCGGCCCTCGGCTATCTGCTCTCCATCGTGGCCGCATTCGGCGTCGTCGGCGCGGTGTTCGAGTGGGGCTGGTTCGCCGACCTCCTGCACGTGGCGAAGGTCGGGCCGATCATCAGCTTCATGCCGATCATCCTCATGGGCGTGCTGTTCGGCCTTGCCATGGACTACCAGGTGTTCCTCGTCTCGCGCATGCGGGAGGACTACGTGCACGACCCCGGCTCGAAGAGCCCCGACCGCTCGGTGCGCCGCGCCGCCGCGCTCCGAGCCGTACAGAGCGGGTTCGCCGGGTCGGCCAAGGTGGTCACGGCGGCAGGGCTGATCATGTTCGCGGTCTTCGTCGCGTTCGTCCCCGAGGGCGACTCCTCGCTCAAGCCCATCGCCCTCGGCCTCGCCGCCGGCATCGCGATCGACGCGTTCCTCGTGCGCATGACGTTGATCCCGGCCCTCATGGCGATCCTCGGCGAACGCGCGTGGAGCCTCTCCGCGTGGCTGGAGCGCATCCTCCCGAGCGTCGACATCGAGGGCGAGGCTGTGGAGCGCGAGCGGCACCTCGCCGACTGGCCCGGCGACGACTCGGTCGTCGCCGCCGACGAGCTCGAGCTGGACGAGGCCGGCATCCGCGGATTCCGGCTGCGCGTCACTCCCGGCGCATCGGTCGTGCTGACCGGCGCATCCCCGGGGCGGCTGCGGGCTCTCGCCCTCGCGATCGCGGGGCGGGTCACGCCGGACGGCGGCCGGCTGCGCGTCGCAGGGCACCTGCTGCCCGGTCGCGCGGCGTGGGTCCGTGCGCACGTCGGTGCCGTGATCGCGACGGATGCCGGAGTCTCGGCATCCGAGCTCGACGACGCCCTCCGCGGGCGCCCGGCCGTGGTCGTGATCGACGGCGCCGACCGCTTGTCCACCGCCGACCGCGATCAGCTCGCCGCCCGCCTGCGCGACGCCGGTGCGGGCATGGCCGTGGTGCTCACGGCATCCGCCCCGGAGAGCGCACGAGAACTCCTGTCGTCCGCCGGCCGGCCCGCGCCCGACACGATCGACGTCACCACCCCCGCTGCGCTCCCGGCACCCGACTCCGCATCCGCTCCGACGACCGAGGTGAACGCATGA
- a CDS encoding TetR/AcrR family transcriptional regulator encodes MTTPATRRRENTRARLLDAAAQVFAKVGLDGASVEAVCERAGFTRGAFYSNFESKDELFLTLAASVGEERVTAVRARVEEMAADGALAEGCDPVALVREVMDAGGDDRLGVMLHSEIRIRALRDEAFGSAYLAQEREMVRSIAQIITDIAEVGLFRLRVPAEAAARMLMIVWEGMTVRGAMAGQDAGQLRHSGGEELGRLVQLLIAE; translated from the coding sequence ATGACGACACCGGCCACGCGACGACGCGAGAACACGCGAGCGCGGCTGCTCGACGCCGCCGCACAGGTGTTCGCCAAGGTCGGCCTCGACGGCGCCTCCGTCGAAGCGGTCTGCGAGCGCGCGGGGTTCACCCGCGGCGCGTTCTACTCGAACTTCGAGTCGAAGGACGAGCTGTTCCTCACCCTGGCGGCCAGCGTCGGAGAAGAGCGGGTGACGGCGGTCCGCGCACGCGTGGAGGAGATGGCGGCCGACGGCGCGCTCGCCGAAGGCTGCGACCCCGTCGCCCTCGTGCGCGAAGTCATGGACGCCGGAGGAGACGACCGTCTCGGCGTGATGCTGCACAGCGAGATCCGCATCAGGGCGCTGCGCGACGAGGCCTTCGGCTCGGCGTACCTCGCCCAGGAGCGCGAGATGGTGCGCAGCATCGCTCAGATCATCACCGACATCGCGGAGGTCGGTCTGTTCCGGCTTCGCGTGCCCGCCGAAGCCGCCGCACGCATGCTCATGATCGTGTGGGAGGGGATGACCGTTCGCGGCGCCATGGCGGGACAGGATGCCGGGCAGCTGCGCCATTCAGGGGGCGAGGAGCTGGGCCGGCTGGTGCAGCTGCTCATCGCGGAGTGA
- a CDS encoding DUF2277 domain-containing protein produces MCRNIVPLNNLEPAATDDECHDAALQFVRKIAGTTKPSRANQEVFDRAVDEIAAATRRLLDGLVTSAPPKNRAEEAAKRQARSAERYEAIRVYQQEKRAARAAS; encoded by the coding sequence ATGTGCCGCAACATCGTCCCTCTGAACAATCTGGAACCCGCCGCCACAGACGACGAGTGCCACGACGCCGCCCTGCAGTTCGTGCGCAAGATCGCCGGCACGACGAAGCCCTCGCGCGCGAACCAGGAGGTGTTCGACCGTGCGGTCGACGAGATCGCGGCGGCCACGCGTCGCCTGCTCGACGGTCTCGTCACCTCCGCGCCGCCGAAGAACCGCGCGGAGGAGGCTGCGAAGCGGCAGGCCCGCTCGGCCGAGCGCTACGAGGCGATCCGCGTCTACCAGCAGGAGAAGCGCGCCGCGCGCGCCGCGTCCTGA
- a CDS encoding o-succinylbenzoate synthase, which produces MSLPPLADLLATARVVALPMHTRFRGVDTREALLFEGPQGWAEFSPFVEYGDDEAATWLAAAIDFAWNPQPAPVRDRVPVNATVPAVAAESVADVLARFPGCRTAKVKVAEPGQTLADDIARVRAAREVMGPEGRIRVDANGQWNVDEAEHAVHALAEFDLEYVEQPCATVEELAELRRRVTYMGIPVAADESVRKSSDPLAVARAGAADLLVVKAQPLGGVTHALQIVTAAGLPAVVSSALDTAVGLAQGAALAAALPDLDYDCGLGTASLFLDDVADRRPVDGTLPARRTTPDAAALDRLAASPDRREWWLDRLRRCHEALGGAADAA; this is translated from the coding sequence ATGAGCCTCCCGCCTCTCGCAGACCTGCTCGCCACGGCGCGGGTCGTCGCCCTTCCGATGCACACCCGGTTCCGCGGCGTGGACACCCGCGAGGCGCTGCTGTTCGAGGGTCCGCAGGGATGGGCGGAGTTCTCCCCCTTCGTCGAGTACGGCGACGACGAGGCGGCGACGTGGCTCGCGGCGGCGATCGACTTCGCCTGGAACCCGCAGCCCGCGCCCGTGCGCGACCGCGTTCCGGTGAACGCGACGGTGCCAGCCGTGGCTGCGGAGAGCGTCGCCGATGTGCTCGCCCGGTTCCCCGGATGCCGCACAGCCAAAGTGAAGGTCGCAGAGCCGGGGCAGACCCTCGCGGACGACATCGCGCGCGTGCGGGCGGCGCGCGAGGTGATGGGACCGGAGGGGCGCATCCGCGTCGACGCGAACGGGCAGTGGAACGTCGACGAGGCCGAGCACGCCGTGCACGCCCTGGCCGAGTTCGACCTCGAGTACGTGGAGCAGCCGTGCGCCACCGTGGAGGAGCTCGCCGAGCTGCGCCGTCGTGTGACCTACATGGGCATCCCCGTCGCCGCCGACGAGAGCGTGCGCAAGTCGTCCGACCCGCTCGCGGTCGCGAGGGCCGGGGCTGCCGACCTGCTGGTCGTGAAGGCGCAACCGCTGGGCGGGGTGACACACGCCCTGCAGATCGTGACGGCCGCCGGTCTGCCCGCGGTGGTCTCCAGCGCGCTGGACACCGCCGTCGGACTCGCCCAGGGCGCCGCGCTCGCCGCCGCCCTCCCCGACCTCGACTACGACTGCGGACTCGGCACCGCATCGCTGTTCCTCGACGACGTGGCCGATCGCCGTCCGGTCGACGGGACCCTCCCCGCACGGAGGACGACACCGGATGCCGCGGCCCTCGACCGCCTCGCCGCCTCGCCCGACCGTCGCGAGTGGTGGCTCGACCGCCTCCGCCGCTGCCATGAGGCCCTTGGCGGCGCGGCCGATGCGGCCTAG